The genomic segment TTGGAGTCTGTTGGTTTGGGGGTCTCTTGGTCTTGGCTGTtcactgttgtttgtttgttttcttttgactttATCCCTGTGTCTGTTGCTCTGCACATCCCCATGGTCAAATGATATTCAGCTTTTAGTCCAGTTAGTGGGTGAGCACTCTCTAGGTGTGTCAGTCTGATCTGGTAGGTTGGGAtgtgagaaggaggaggaagatgttTTACTTCTCTCTGAACATGAGAAATGTCAGACTTTTCACTGTTACAAAAACTCTGAAGTGGAACATCTTGGGTAAGCTATTTTTCTaatcacagttaaaaaaaaaaaataagaggaaggTACATTCATTTTCTAAAAGGCAGTTTTAAAATATCAACAtattctcttttcccttcttctcgCATATctgggggaggagatgggggaGGCTTATTAGCAAATTTGAATTGATGTATAATTTCCACTGACTTGAGACAACAGTTTCTCTGGGTAAATTGTTTCACTGAAAAATGTCACTCAGTCCCATCACAGTTACAGCTGCAAAGTGGCTGAGTGGCAGAGCAGCTTTGCTGTAAGGCACTGGCTGGATTATAAAACTAATTTTGCTTAAATTCACTGTGGAATGGATTTGGGTCTCAAATTTGGGATCTTCCCATGTGAAACCATCTTTAGGTGGCcaccttctttttcccctctcccttttctcctttggAGCCATAATTGCCTGGGGCCTCTTGCCTGTCAGCAGTTTTGCTGATGACATCCGAGCGAGTTGTGAGCTTTGCCACTGCTACATCCTGCTGGTGCCATGGGACTGCCCAGCTGTGACTGAAGTGACAGCCTGAAGGTGCAGAGTGGAAGAGAGTGCAGTATCCGCTTGGCTCTGCCATCAGTGATGATCGTTAAGATGTTAGTTCAGCCTAAACAGAAAGCCAAAATGCTTCTTTCCTGCTGCCTGCATGAATTTTTGACCTTCGCTGTGGCTCAAGGTCGCTTTGCTTTGCAATTGAACTTCGGATttagagagggaggaggaggtgaGAGAAGGTCTCCTGCTGTGGGACAGTTCACTTTGCACATTCAGGAGTGCTTAGTGCAGTACTATTAGTGAACACGTAATGAAAGGGACAGTGTTTCatgcacattttttctcttttcctgctcAACAGGTGCCAGCTCCATACAATAGAAGATAACTCTTTTAAGGATCTTCATAAGCTTTCCACCTTAATTTTAACTGCCAATTCCCTCCAGTACCTGGGGCCTGCAGCCTTTGATGGCTTAACATTGCTGAAAAAACTAGTATTGGTGGAAACCAACATAACATCTCTGGCTGACCTACCCATTGGACACTTGCATTCCCTGCAGGAACTGAATTTGGGCCACAACAACATCGCCTCATTGAAGCTTCCCGAGTATTTCACCAATCTGACCTCTCTCAGATACCTGAGCTTTTTCTCCAATAAGATCACACATATCTCCAAAGGAGACCTTGATGTCCTGAGGGAAGGGAACAGGCTCAACCTCACACTGGTGCTTTCCTTGAATGATATAAAGTACATAGAGCCAGGGTCCTTTGAGAAGATTCACCTTGGTGAGCTGGTTCTAAGGTCCTCTTTTGAGAACTTCAGTGTGATGCACAGTTCTCTTCAAGGTCTGACTGGTTTACAGGTCAACAGACTAATAGTTGGAGAATTCAACAACAACCAGAGACTGGTAAACTTTCAGAGCGGACTCTTGAGTGGACTGTGTCAGGTACGAATGCAAGAGTTTGTCTTAATCTGTTTCAGGGATTTTGAGGATGACACAGACACTCTTTTTAACTGCATAGGCAACGTCTCCAGTATTCGGTTGGTGGACCTCCAACTTGAAGAGGTGTCAGAGGTTCCAATGTTCTCTCAAGTGAAACAGCTGGAATGTAAGAAATGCAAGTTTAAGGAAGTGCCTGCCGTGAAACTGTCTCTTTTCAAGGAGCTGAGAGTTCTTCGTATTACCAAAAGCAAATACCTCAATAGCTTCCGGGAGAAATTTCACACTCTAAGTAACCTGGAGGTTGTAGATCTGAGTGAGAATCGCCTCTCCTTCACTGGTTGCTGTTCCCTCCAGTTTCCCAAGTGTCCAAATTTGAAACACTTGAACCTCAGCTTCAATTCTGACATCAGTGTGACTGGTGATTTTGCTACTGTGAAGAATTTGTTATATTTGGACTTTCAGCACACAAAGTTATTTGGTCCTGGTTCCTACCCTGTCTTTCTGTCCCTTCAGAAACTCATTTATCTCGATATTTCCTATACCAGAACTCATGTCAAAGCCCAGTGTGCGTTTTGTGGCTTGAACTCTTTGCAAGTGCTCAAGATGGCTGGCAACTCCTTTGAGACTAATAAACTGGTGGATAGCTTCAAAAACCTCAGTCACCTGCACACCTTGGATATTTCAAATTGCAAATTAGTACAGGTGGATCAAAGTACATTTGGTGCCCTCACTGAACTAAAGGAGCTAAACATCAGCAACAATAAGCTACTGCTATTTGATCCTGGAGTCTACAAGCCGCTCCGAGCCCTCAcagccctggatttcagcaacAATCAGCTCAGCGTCCTGTTGGACTCAGCTCTAGAAATCCTGCCTGATAGTCTAGTCCTGTTAGACATCTCTCAAAACCTGTTTGATTGCTCTTGCATACATGTGAACTTTCTGAAATGGGTCAAGGAACAGCAGGAGCTACTGCAGCACGAGGAGTTGATGATATGCCATATGCCCACGTACGTGAAGAATGTGAGCCTGCTGAACTTTGATCTGTCCTCCTGCCAACTCAATGCAAGCATGGTGGCATCCTCGGTGATTGTGGTGCTCGCTGCAGTGGTGTTCCTCTTCCTGGTTTACAAATACTACTTCCAGCTATACTACTCACTGGTGCTGCTCAGTGGGTGTAAACACTCTGCAGAAAGGGGCAACACCTATGATGCTTTTGTCATCCACTCCAGCAAAGACCAAGAATGGGTGATGAAAGAGCTGGTGGAACCCTTAGAAGGAGGGACACCTCCCTTCCATCTCTGTCTTTACTACAGGGATTTCATACCAGGGGTACCCATTATCACCAATATCATCCAAGAAGGTTTTCTGAGTAGCAGAAATGTCATCGCAGTCATCTCTACAGACTTTCTGGAGAGCAAGTGGTGTAGCTTTGAGTTTGACATTGCCCAGTCCTGGCAACTTGTTGAAGGAAAGGCTGGAATCATCATGATTGTACTGGAAGAAGTGAACAAAGTCTTGCTGAGGCAGAGGCTGGGGCTGTCCCGATACCTAAGGAGGAACACGTATCTGgagtggaaaaacaaggagaTCAGCAGGCACATCTTCTGGAGGCAGCTGACAGGGGTCCTGCTAGAAGGCAAAAGGTGGAATCATGAGGAGGTAAAGCTCATGTGAGAGAAAGACAAATCACATCACTTCTGTCCTGTCTCCCATCCTGGCCCTGGTTGAGGGCTGCTGCTTAGAAGCTGGTTCTTCTGTGGCTGTTCAGAGTTGGAGGAGGTGAAGACAGTGTAAAATCACTACAGAAATACGTGCCTTGCTGGTCACCCTTTCTCAAGGGAACGTGCAGGCTAATGAGTGACAACAGCTGGAAGATCTGCACATACCTGAGCTCCGTGTCTGTCTGCAGATGTCCATCATGCCGGTCCAGTTACCCACGCAGGTCTGGTGGGTTGGTGAATAGATGGACTCTTCTTGTCATTTGTCTGCCCTGAAACTGGATTTGGGTCTGGGCACCATTTACTTGGTGGAACTTCAGGGTCTGTTGCTTTGAGTGAAGCCCAGGATCTCCAGGGAAGTGCAAAAATACAGGATTCTTCATTCTAAAAAGGGTGGGAAACAGAAACAGGGTTTGGATCCTGAAAGGCTTGGGTCAGACTTCTTAGGCACCACGACTTAGGGGAAAAAGCCCTACAAAGGGAAAAGGAGTGTCCTGTAGTCACAGCTACTTGGTGATGCTGAACAGTTATGTTGTCAGTGGAGGGGAGGTTGCCATTGATGGGAAATTTCCctaacatatttattttaattttctttagacCAAATATTGAAacctccaaatatttccatcaccTGAAACTGTTATTTGTATCCAGATTATATAGCATGAGAGAGTTGTTTGAGATTTTCTCGGGGGATCCAGGGATCAGTGAGACGAGAAAAAAACATTGAAATGATTAACACCTTTAAAATCAAGCTATTTCTTTGCTCCACCTGCTTCTCCTCATCCCGTGTTTCTGTATATACTGTGTGGGACTACCATATGTGAGTAAGACTGAGCCTGAACAAAGTGCTTTGATGTTTACAGCCAACCAGTTCTAGAATAAGCTTTTCCAGTCTCTGGACCAGCCTTAATTCACTGTTGGAAAGTGCTGTAGGACCCTCCAGCCCGTGGATTGAAATGGATTTTAGAGATGTTTGGAGCTAGCAATGAGGCTGAGTCCATCTGTCTTCTCCCCATCACACCATGGCAGGCTCTGGTCCCAGTTGGCATCCCACCGACAGTCACAGGATGTGGAAGTTTTGCCTTCGTTTCACCGAGACCGTGCCTGCATTTTGCAGGGAGAAGAGACAGAGGAGAAAAGTCTGGGTTAGCTAAACTGAATGtatcccagcactgccctggataaagggaaggaaaacatAAATGCCATTGAATCACATTACAGAGTGCTTCATTGATGTGTCGAATATTGAACACTGCTAGAGTATTGCTCTCTATTTACAGAAGGCTTTGGTTGGGATTAATAACTGAATTAGTTGAGTTTTAAACTTGCAAATCCTTCTATAATCAGTGATGTTCTACAGAGGTAAAACAGAAGCAATTGGGTGGTGAATCAGGTCTGATATTTATTCAGAATAAAGGGCCTGATCCATCTCGCTTTTCTAAGCACCAGTCAGCGACATCTCTGTGGAAGCCGGTGATGAGTGAGACCGACATCAGACACTATTTAAAAAAGAGGGAGAGCTTGTTCCAGGGCTTATGCTGGCAAAAGCTGAATCACAGCTCCCTCTCTCTGTGCTGTCAGCAGTACATTGGGATAACACtaccaaaaaccaccaccaaaaaaaaatgaggttttttgTGACCCGCAAGATGAAGCTTCAATAAAACTAAGCTTGATGCTGCGCTCACTTGCCCAGAGAGTTTGTTTTGCATCTGCTAAGTGCCATTACAGTGATTTCTGAAGTGCCGAGCTCCCCACCTCTGCTGTGAACAATGGGTCCTGAGTTCTGCATCTTCCCAATGTAGAGGCTGCTGGAGCTGAGGAGGGGGTACAGCAAACCAGGGCAGAGTTCAGGGTTCCCTGCACTGAGGCTAAAGAAGGGCACAGAGGACAAAGCAATTATTAGCCTGGATTTCAGCAGCTACAAGttaaattagaaaacaaaaagaggaaaaattaaatgGGGTGGGAGTTCCTACTCCTGAATTGAGCAATGCTGAAGATGTGTTTCTCCATCGCTCTTCTCTCTGTGGCTCTTCTACAAACAATTGAGTATGTGTGTGTTTCTGGCACAAAGCAGAGACTTCTATGATTCTTGATTGTAATTATAATAATGAGTTTCAGAAAGCCTGCAAGTGTTTGTGGGCATTATAGTAAGTGTTTAGGGCAGCATTGTTCAAAAAGCATTTGTTGAATATCAAAGCAGCTTTTGGAGGAGAGCTGGGGCGATGCTGCGTGGAGGCTCCCCTCCGTACAATTGAAAAAGAAGCCAGTCACTCGTTCTCCTCTTCCTAATCACAGCAGAAATGGATATGGGAGTTGCCCCAGGATTTCTTACCATCTAAGAGAAAGCACAAAACCCATTGTAGATTCTAGAAGGGGTGAGAGGAGGGAGACAGAGACTGGAGCATTCAGAAAATAAGGGAGTTTGGCAGAGGTTCATGCTCCGCAAGCCCTGCAGGCACTGTtactcctgctccccttgtgcaTTTAGAGATTTCACTTGGTCTCACCAATAGCTGGTGCTTTGAAGACACAAACTGATTTCTTTTATGACCGAGACCTTCAGCAACGGAAccaggattattttctttttgctgcatTGCACAAGGAGGCTCAGGAGGAGTCTGGCTGGTGACACCAACCCCTGTTCATGGGACCAGGGTGCCAGGCAAGGCCATGTGCTGTGAATGTCCCAGCCCTCCCCGAGGGGTCATTAACCTGCCCTGGCAGTGCCGGCTTCCATACTTTGTGGTTTATGCTTCTAGGAGGAAAAAGCCTGCatgaacaattttattttcacCGATTACCCAGCAGAGAAAAAGCAGATTTGTTTTTAGGAGACTCAAAGCAACTTTCCACAATGCTATAAATGGGGAAAATATTGTGGTtcaaacagaaacacacacacatatttgccTTTGTTATAGGAAGCAAATTtctgaaggaaaactgaaaattttCACGTCTCTGAACAAGTTGGCGTGCATTGTTACTTGGAAGTGTTCACTGTGCAACAGGTAGCTTTGATATATTTACTTGTTTGGATGAATAAATGAGCAACCAACCAAACATCCATGCAGATCTGCATTCATGTCTCATGTAAACAGCTGAACATACTCCAGTTATTAAAGCATCTGTTTTGCTTAGGTCATAAAAACAGGTGGAGATAAAGCTCCAAAGGGCTGCTGCATCCAAACTATTTCATGTCATTTGTGATGGGGACATGCCCCGATTCCACCATGTACTTAATCTGACCCATGCAAAATGCCACTACAGCTGAAGCTCTGGTCTTACGTGCATTGCAGGGGGCGATGTCTTGGAGACCATCACAATGTGCCAGCATCATTGCCAAGATGTGCTTTGCAGCGAGGGCTCTGAACGGAGCAAACCCTCATTAACATGATTGCATTTGCGATCTCCACACTGCAGCAGAGACATTATGTATAAACTAAAAACTAGAGACATTTGCATCACTGCCCACCTGGATCTGTCTGATTGCAGGAACGGCACCGCGTGATGCTCCCTTGACCTCCCCAAGTATTAACGCGGACTTCCCATGTCActtaaaaaatcaacaaaacaaggaaaaacagcTGGTTTCTCTAGACCAGCTGATACTTGACGGGAACAGGTTGAAACTTTTCCTGGAATAGTGTTTGTCCTTTGGGAAATGTTATTTTGTAAGTGGTTTCTGTAATTTAATGAGGTAGCGTAGTGAATCTATGGAACAGAAAATGCCATATCAGGGTTTCCAGTTTCGTATTGCATGGGTTTGTAAtcttggaacagacactttgTGTGGAAACAGTGATATTTGCAATGTTTTAGAGGGGCTGGGAAAAGGATTTCAAATAAAAGTTAAATTGCTTTACaacatcattttttaaaatgtcagtttaGGCTTATGCTGTTGTTTCTCAGAGCaccttttcatttcaaaatttctATTTATATAATCTGACTAGcctcccaaaccaaaaccaaaatataaaAATGTTCCCACCCACCCAAATTAAAATTGTGGGAAAATTCacaatttttcctttttgtgccTTACTGAAAAACCAAAATGGAACTTCCATTCCCCTGACCCCTTTGAAAGATAAACCTTCACCTGGCTCTATCACACATGTAGTCTGGGCACTAAAAACCACTGAAGAATCCCCAGAATTAATTTCACTAAGTGCCTTTTGCAAAACATCTCGGGTAGGTGCAGTCAAATCAATGTGACCTGCCTGAGACCGAGAGCAATTGAACATGGTAGGAAAAGAAGCAATTTCTTAACAAGTTGTTCTTTGCCGTCGCAGCTCAGGCTGAGAATTGGGACAAATGACAGCGAAGCGTGATTTGCAGCAGAAGAGCCCATCTGCCAGCAGCACAAACCTGCCTCAGCTCCAAGGTCATGTAGAGGGCAAAGTCAATAATCCACCAGCCTGGACCTCTCTGCGCTGCTGCGAGCACAGAAACATCGCACCATTGAGGACAGCTCAGTTAAAAGCCTTGAAAATcaagaaaaaagcaacaaaaagaatAGGAAAGAGGTCGGTGCAGGTTCTCAAAGCGGCCACAATTCAGCAGCTGGGTGAATCTGggctgctggaggtggctggTCCCAGGGTTTCCAGCACTAATAGCCTCAAGCACCTGGAAGGCAGGAGGTTTGTGATGAGTCTGTAACTGCTGCCTTTTGGCATAATGGTGataagaaaatgttttgaaattagtACCTCTGAGAAGTTGCTTTTAAATCATGTTTTTGCATACCGCTGTCTGCTCAGCTAAGGCAGCAGTCGCTGTTTTCCATCACTGCTGAGAAGGGGGTAATTCTGCTCTG from the Patagioenas fasciata isolate bPatFas1 chromosome 20, bPatFas1.hap1, whole genome shotgun sequence genome contains:
- the TLR4 gene encoding toll-like receptor 4 translates to MPRRGAFPPGTLMVLLVLVPPQLANCLRNPCLEVIPDRAFTCMGLNISGVPAEVPNTTRNLDLSFSNLKSLGSNYFSSVPELHHLDLTRCQLHTIEDNSFKDLHKLSTLILTANSLQYLGPAAFDGLTLLKKLVLVETNITSLADLPIGHLHSLQELNLGHNNIASLKLPEYFTNLTSLRYLSFFSNKITHISKGDLDVLREGNRLNLTLVLSLNDIKYIEPGSFEKIHLGELVLRSSFENFSVMHSSLQGLTGLQVNRLIVGEFNNNQRLVNFQSGLLSGLCQVRMQEFVLICFRDFEDDTDTLFNCIGNVSSIRLVDLQLEEVSEVPMFSQVKQLECKKCKFKEVPAVKLSLFKELRVLRITKSKYLNSFREKFHTLSNLEVVDLSENRLSFTGCCSLQFPKCPNLKHLNLSFNSDISVTGDFATVKNLLYLDFQHTKLFGPGSYPVFLSLQKLIYLDISYTRTHVKAQCAFCGLNSLQVLKMAGNSFETNKLVDSFKNLSHLHTLDISNCKLVQVDQSTFGALTELKELNISNNKLLLFDPGVYKPLRALTALDFSNNQLSVLLDSALEILPDSLVLLDISQNLFDCSCIHVNFLKWVKEQQELLQHEELMICHMPTYVKNVSLLNFDLSSCQLNASMVASSVIVVLAAVVFLFLVYKYYFQLYYSLVLLSGCKHSAERGNTYDAFVIHSSKDQEWVMKELVEPLEGGTPPFHLCLYYRDFIPGVPIITNIIQEGFLSSRNVIAVISTDFLESKWCSFEFDIAQSWQLVEGKAGIIMIVLEEVNKVLLRQRLGLSRYLRRNTYLEWKNKEISRHIFWRQLTGVLLEGKRWNHEEVKLM